In Desulfosoma caldarium, the following are encoded in one genomic region:
- the tig gene encoding trigger factor → MKVTVTDLGPTQKKLLVVVEPRDVKRLLDKRYRELSQQVRLKGFRPGKVPRKILESYYGKTVQGEVSNHIIRDTYPDALKQTELKPMLEGDVEDYRFEPDGSFSYSAIVEVRPVFEVKDYLGLEVEVPPTEEIGDERVDEELKALQERHAEVRSVQDDRPAQWGDYVIVDLVPSVDGAVFDKGVQKNFYLELGTHRIHPDFDGHLVGRRAGETVDCSLNFPDDAAVRDFAGKTVHFEVAINEIKEKILPELNEAFAQKVGGYASVEALKDALKERLSRAAEQATKQRLRAAIMDQLLNMTSFEVPEKVVEREVNRRIQHFVHQMTAQGLKIDPSRFDTPEIRAEQRPEAEKAIRWRLIVEQVAAQENLELSEDEKEAIYSDVARMYRTTPQQVKAEYADSAIVMEMVYQRLEEKVFKLLEDHAVAKATTAETAS, encoded by the coding sequence ATGAAAGTCACCGTGACCGACCTGGGGCCGACGCAGAAAAAGCTGCTCGTTGTCGTGGAACCTCGTGATGTGAAAAGGTTGTTGGACAAGCGCTACCGGGAGCTCAGCCAACAGGTACGCCTGAAAGGATTTCGCCCCGGCAAGGTCCCTCGAAAGATTCTGGAATCCTATTACGGCAAAACGGTTCAGGGGGAAGTTTCCAACCACATCATTCGAGACACCTATCCGGACGCTTTAAAGCAAACGGAGCTCAAGCCCATGTTGGAAGGCGACGTGGAGGATTATCGGTTTGAGCCCGATGGATCCTTTTCCTATTCCGCCATTGTGGAGGTTCGGCCGGTCTTTGAAGTGAAGGATTATTTGGGGTTGGAGGTGGAAGTGCCTCCCACCGAAGAAATCGGTGACGAACGGGTGGATGAAGAACTAAAAGCCCTGCAGGAAAGGCACGCTGAAGTCCGCTCAGTTCAAGACGACCGGCCTGCGCAGTGGGGAGATTACGTGATCGTGGATCTGGTGCCATCCGTGGACGGCGCCGTCTTTGATAAAGGTGTGCAAAAGAATTTTTACTTGGAACTGGGAACGCACAGGATTCATCCAGACTTTGATGGACACCTCGTGGGGCGTCGTGCCGGTGAGACGGTGGATTGTTCGCTGAATTTTCCCGATGATGCCGCGGTTCGGGATTTCGCGGGCAAGACGGTGCACTTTGAAGTGGCAATCAATGAGATCAAGGAGAAGATTCTGCCCGAGCTGAACGAGGCGTTTGCTCAGAAAGTGGGCGGCTACGCCTCCGTGGAGGCCCTCAAGGATGCCCTTAAGGAAAGGCTTTCGCGAGCCGCCGAACAGGCCACGAAGCAGAGGCTTCGGGCGGCCATTATGGATCAATTGTTGAACATGACCTCCTTTGAGGTTCCCGAAAAAGTAGTGGAACGGGAAGTGAATCGGCGCATACAGCATTTTGTGCATCAAATGACCGCTCAGGGACTCAAGATCGACCCCAGCCGATTTGACACCCCGGAAATTCGAGCCGAACAACGTCCAGAGGCGGAAAAAGCCATTCGCTGGCGTCTGATTGTGGAACAAGTCGCCGCTCAGGAAAACCTGGAACTGAGCGAAGATGAAAAAGAGGCCATCTACTCAGATGTGGCTCGAATGTATCGAACGACGCCGCAGCAGGTGAAGGCGGAATATGCGGACAGTGCCATTGTGATGGAAATGGTCTACCAAAGGTTGGAGGAAAAGGTGTTTAAGCTCCTGGAAGACCACGCCGTCGCCAAGGCCACGACGGCCGAGACGGCGAGTTGA
- the clpP gene encoding ATP-dependent Clp endopeptidase proteolytic subunit ClpP: protein MSLIPIVIEQSSRGERAFDIYSRLLRDRIIFLGTTITDEVANVIIAQMLFLESEDPDKDIHFYINSPGGLVTAGLAIYDTMQYIKPDVSTLCMGQAASMAAVLLAAGVKGKRYALPHARIMLHQPMGGFQGQATDVDIQAREILRLREELNKILTHHTGKPLEQIEKDTDRDFYMSGVQARDYGLVDEVIVRRMEGPTEAPQPA, encoded by the coding sequence ATGTCTTTGATTCCCATTGTCATTGAGCAGAGCAGTCGTGGAGAGAGGGCCTTTGACATATATTCGCGCCTTCTCAGGGACCGCATCATCTTTTTGGGGACGACCATTACCGATGAAGTGGCCAATGTGATCATTGCCCAAATGCTTTTTTTGGAATCCGAAGATCCAGACAAAGACATACATTTCTACATTAATTCCCCTGGCGGACTGGTCACGGCCGGTTTGGCAATTTACGACACCATGCAGTACATCAAGCCCGACGTGTCGACGCTGTGCATGGGGCAGGCAGCGAGCATGGCGGCCGTTCTTTTGGCTGCGGGTGTCAAGGGCAAACGCTACGCCCTGCCTCATGCCCGCATCATGCTTCATCAGCCCATGGGCGGTTTTCAGGGCCAGGCCACGGACGTGGACATTCAGGCTCGAGAAATCCTGCGTCTGCGGGAGGAATTGAATAAGATTCTCACGCACCATACGGGAAAACCTCTGGAGCAAATCGAAAAGGATACGGATCGGGATTTCTACATGTCGGGAGTTCAGGCCAGGGATTACGGCCTGGTGGATGAAGTGATTGTTCGGCGCATGGAAGGCCCCACTGAAGCTCCGCAACCCGCCTAA